From one Geoalkalibacter halelectricus genomic stretch:
- the htpX gene encoding protease HtpX codes for MKRVFLFIITNLAIVFVLSIVLSLLGVGRILDEQGVGLDMYNLIVFAAVFGFGGSLISLAISKWTAKRMTGARVIKQPSNEVEAWLVQTVRKQAEIAGIGMPEVAIYDAPDVNAFATGARRDNALVAVSTGLLRSMDRDEAEAVLAHEVSHVANGDMITLALIQGVVNTFVIVASRVVGHFVDRVILKNEQGHGAGFFITSIVAQIVFGILASTIVFWFSRKREFRADAGGAHLAGREKMIAALEKLQRSVNQPHLPDQMAAFGISGNRSSGIKRLFMTHPPLQERIDALKHHR; via the coding sequence ATGAAAAGAGTGTTTCTGTTTATCATCACCAACTTGGCGATCGTCTTCGTCCTCAGCATCGTGCTGAGCCTGCTCGGGGTCGGCCGCATTCTCGACGAGCAGGGCGTCGGCCTCGACATGTACAACCTGATCGTCTTCGCCGCGGTGTTCGGCTTCGGCGGTTCGCTCATCTCCCTGGCCATCTCCAAATGGACGGCCAAACGCATGACCGGCGCGCGAGTGATCAAGCAGCCCAGCAACGAGGTCGAGGCCTGGCTGGTGCAAACAGTGCGCAAGCAGGCGGAGATCGCCGGCATCGGCATGCCCGAGGTGGCCATCTACGATGCCCCGGATGTTAACGCCTTCGCCACCGGCGCGCGCCGCGACAACGCCCTGGTGGCGGTGAGCACCGGCTTGCTGCGTTCCATGGATCGGGATGAGGCCGAAGCGGTTCTGGCCCACGAAGTCAGCCACGTCGCCAACGGTGACATGATCACCCTGGCGCTCATCCAGGGCGTGGTCAACACTTTTGTCATCGTCGCCTCGCGCGTGGTCGGGCACTTTGTCGATCGCGTCATTCTCAAGAATGAGCAGGGGCATGGTGCGGGCTTCTTCATCACCTCCATCGTCGCCCAGATCGTGTTCGGCATCCTGGCCAGCACCATTGTCTTCTGGTTCAGCCGTAAGCGCGAATTCCGCGCCGACGCCGGCGGAGCGCACCTGGCCGGACGTGAAAAGATGATCGCCGCCCTGGAGAAGCTACAGAGAAGCGTCAACCAGCCGCACCTGCCCGACCAGATGGCCGCCTTCGGCATTTCGGGCAATCGCAGCTCCGGCATCAAGCGCCTGTTCATGACCCATCCGCCCCTTCAGGAGCGTATTGATGCGCTGAAACACCACCGGTAA
- a CDS encoding GSU3128 family (seleno)protein: protein MKIRKKVFEFEYEEVLDIKTRELIRVACAVAVGCPDULRKHFAVAKEQGANAAELREALAYGIIAPAGRAKNFVVNMLDQLGLEDSP from the coding sequence ATGAAAATCCGCAAGAAGGTGTTCGAATTCGAATACGAGGAGGTTCTCGACATCAAGACCCGGGAATTGATCCGGGTTGCCTGTGCGGTGGCGGTGGGCTGCCCCGACTGACTGCGCAAACACTTCGCGGTCGCGAAGGAACAGGGCGCCAACGCAGCGGAGCTCAGGGAGGCGCTGGCCTACGGCATCATCGCGCCGGCCGGACGCGCCAAGAATTTCGTGGTCAACATGCTCGACCAACTGGGGCTGGAGGACTCGCCCTGA
- the ettA gene encoding energy-dependent translational throttle protein EttA, whose amino-acid sequence MSNEANKVIYSMMRVGKFYNKKPVLKDISLSYFYGAKIGVLGLNGSGKSSLLRIMAGVDKEFVGQAALSPGYSVGFLEQEPHLDENKTVREVVEEGVQETVDLVKEFEEINLKFAEPMSDDEMSKLIERQGEVQEKLDALDAWDLDSRLEMAMDALRCPPGDTPIKVLSGGEKRRVALCRLLLQKPDILLLDEPTNHLDAETVAWLEHHLQRYEGTVIAVTHDRYFLDNVAGWILELDRGEGIPWKGNYSSWLEQKQERLRREEKAESERQKTLERELEWVRMAPKARHAKSKARITAYEKLLSQEAEKRGRDLELYIPPGPRLGDVVIEAQGVSKGYGERLLFDNLSFSLPPGGIVGVIGPNGAGKTTLFRLITGQEQPDAGSFRTGDTVKLAYVDQSRALDPSKSIWEEVTGGQDTLTLGKQQVNSRGYVARFNFSGADQQKKIGMLSGGERNRVHLAKMLKEGANVILLDEPTNDLDVNTLRALEEGLENFAGCAVVISHDRWFLDRIATHILAFEGDSQVVYFDGNYSEYEADYKRRVGAAADQPHRIKYRKMAR is encoded by the coding sequence ATGAGCAACGAGGCCAACAAAGTCATCTATTCCATGATGCGGGTCGGCAAGTTCTACAACAAAAAGCCGGTTCTCAAGGACATTTCCCTCTCGTATTTCTACGGTGCCAAGATCGGCGTGCTCGGCCTCAACGGCTCGGGCAAGAGTTCGCTGCTGCGCATCATGGCCGGGGTCGACAAGGAATTCGTCGGCCAGGCGGCGCTCTCGCCCGGTTACAGCGTCGGGTTTCTCGAGCAGGAACCGCACCTGGATGAAAACAAAACGGTGCGTGAGGTGGTCGAGGAGGGCGTGCAGGAAACCGTTGATCTGGTCAAGGAATTCGAGGAGATCAATCTCAAGTTTGCCGAGCCCATGTCCGATGATGAGATGAGTAAGCTCATCGAGCGTCAGGGCGAGGTGCAGGAAAAGCTCGATGCCCTGGATGCCTGGGATCTGGACAGCCGCCTGGAGATGGCCATGGATGCCCTGCGCTGTCCGCCCGGCGATACGCCCATCAAAGTGCTCTCCGGCGGCGAGAAGCGCCGCGTGGCTCTGTGCCGTCTGCTGCTGCAAAAACCCGACATCCTGCTGCTGGATGAGCCCACCAACCACCTCGACGCCGAAACCGTGGCCTGGCTCGAGCACCATCTGCAGCGCTACGAGGGCACGGTCATCGCCGTGACTCATGATCGCTATTTCCTCGACAATGTCGCCGGCTGGATTCTCGAACTCGATCGCGGCGAGGGCATCCCCTGGAAAGGCAACTATTCCTCCTGGCTGGAACAAAAGCAGGAGCGCCTGCGCCGCGAGGAAAAGGCCGAGAGCGAGCGGCAGAAGACCCTGGAGCGCGAACTCGAATGGGTGCGCATGGCGCCCAAGGCGCGCCACGCCAAGAGCAAGGCGCGCATCACCGCCTACGAGAAGCTGCTGAGCCAGGAGGCGGAAAAGCGCGGCCGTGACCTCGAACTCTACATTCCGCCGGGGCCGCGCCTGGGCGATGTGGTCATCGAGGCCCAGGGGGTGAGCAAGGGCTACGGCGAACGGCTGCTGTTCGACAACCTCTCCTTCAGCCTGCCGCCCGGCGGCATCGTCGGCGTCATCGGGCCCAACGGCGCGGGAAAGACCACCCTGTTTCGACTCATCACCGGCCAGGAACAGCCCGATGCCGGCAGCTTCCGCACCGGCGACACGGTGAAACTCGCCTACGTCGACCAGAGCCGCGCCCTCGATCCCAGCAAATCCATCTGGGAAGAAGTGACCGGCGGTCAGGATACCCTGACCCTGGGCAAGCAGCAGGTCAACAGCCGCGGCTACGTGGCGCGCTTCAACTTCTCCGGCGCCGATCAGCAGAAAAAGATCGGCATGCTCTCGGGCGGGGAGCGCAACCGCGTGCATCTGGCCAAGATGCTCAAGGAGGGCGCCAACGTCATCCTGCTCGACGAACCGACCAACGACCTCGACGTCAACACCCTGCGCGCCCTGGAAGAGGGTCTCGAGAACTTCGCCGGCTGCGCGGTGGTCATCAGCCACGACCGTTGGTTTCTCGATCGCATCGCCACCCACATCCTCGCCTTCGAGGGTGACAGCCAGGTGGTGTACTTCGATGGCAACTACTCCGAATACGAAGCCGATTACAAACGGCGCGTAGGCGCCGCCGCCGATCAGCCGCACCGCATCAAGTATCGCAAGATGGCGCGCTGA
- a CDS encoding FAD-dependent oxidoreductase, with the protein MGKHLVLVGGGHAHLTTLLKLKTLVDRGHRVTLMSPSPFHYYSGMGPGLLAGTFAPAETRFHIRRMAETRGATFIQDQVRELAPGQRRLILASGAELDYDLASFNIGSAISLEPGLDASRVIAVKPIENLYQARQDILARRRENPRLVVLGGGAAGVEIAGNLWRLLNTHQADGHITLVAGGGLLPALPRRAQELARRSLEQRGIEIIEGDAATACSATEVCLAGGRCLPCDLILAATGVRPPALFGRAGLEVGEEGGLAVNECLQSTSDPCIFGGGDCIHFSAAPLARVGVHAVRQNPVLWRNLRAALEGRELLEYRPQKKFLLILNLGDGTGIAVRGPFTGNGTGALHLKTWIDRRFMRRFQVSDEVREAAQTL; encoded by the coding sequence ATGGGCAAGCATCTGGTGCTGGTCGGCGGCGGACACGCGCATCTGACCACCCTGCTGAAACTAAAGACCCTGGTCGATCGCGGCCACCGTGTCACCCTGATGAGCCCCTCGCCCTTCCATTACTATTCGGGCATGGGTCCGGGACTGCTGGCGGGCACCTTCGCGCCCGCGGAGACCCGCTTTCACATCCGCCGCATGGCCGAGACGCGCGGCGCGACCTTCATCCAGGATCAGGTTCGCGAACTGGCGCCAGGGCAAAGGCGCCTGATTCTGGCCTCGGGTGCCGAACTGGACTACGATCTGGCGTCCTTCAACATCGGCAGCGCCATCTCCCTGGAGCCAGGCCTCGACGCCTCCCGGGTGATTGCGGTCAAACCCATCGAAAATCTCTACCAGGCCCGCCAGGACATTCTGGCGCGGCGCCGGGAAAACCCGCGGCTGGTGGTGCTGGGCGGGGGGGCGGCCGGGGTGGAAATCGCCGGCAACCTCTGGCGCCTGCTGAATACCCACCAGGCCGACGGTCACATCACCCTGGTCGCCGGGGGCGGACTGCTGCCCGCTTTGCCGAGGCGCGCCCAGGAGTTGGCGCGCCGCTCCCTGGAGCAACGCGGCATTGAGATCATTGAGGGGGATGCGGCAACCGCCTGCAGTGCGACGGAGGTTTGTCTGGCCGGCGGTCGGTGCCTGCCCTGCGATCTCATTCTGGCGGCGACCGGGGTGCGCCCTCCAGCGCTCTTTGGCCGCGCGGGACTCGAGGTCGGCGAGGAGGGCGGATTGGCCGTCAATGAGTGCTTACAAAGCACCTCCGACCCCTGCATTTTCGGGGGTGGGGACTGCATTCACTTCAGCGCGGCACCCCTGGCGCGCGTGGGGGTTCACGCGGTGCGGCAGAATCCGGTGTTGTGGCGCAACCTGCGCGCCGCCCTCGAGGGCAGGGAGTTGCTGGAGTATCGCCCGCAGAAGAAATTTCTGCTCATTCTCAATTTGGGCGATGGCACGGGAATCGCCGTGCGCGGCCCCTTCACCGGCAACGGCACGGGCGCCCTGCATCTGAAAACCTGGATCGATCGCCGCTTCATGCGCCGCTTTCAGGTCAGTGACGAGGTTCGGGAGGCGGCGCAAACCCTCTGA
- a CDS encoding rhodanese-like domain-containing protein, producing the protein MGFFDFFRPIPQMDTDEVRRFLLEHDPEEFYLIDVRQPKEYQQGHLPGAWLIPVHELGERLAELDPARTAITYCAAGPRSRAAAATLIQHGFSRVFNMTGGIRAWQGAVVEGDPRAQRVRFSDAQTPVEHLALAWLLEEGSRAFYAAAAEVREDLEDGLFLRRMAAVEENHKAALAAVFQELTGRPPGEDFPRSVLSQAPEEKYVEGGLPLSEVLTWLEDKPTAAVLEFAIGMEAAAFDHYLLLRTRLGEEKSQELFLRLAEEEQSHLRILSERLDQHLELR; encoded by the coding sequence ATGGGATTCTTCGATTTTTTTCGCCCCATCCCCCAGATGGACACGGATGAGGTGCGGCGTTTTCTCCTGGAGCACGATCCGGAGGAGTTCTACCTGATCGATGTGCGCCAACCCAAGGAATACCAACAGGGCCATCTGCCCGGCGCCTGGCTGATCCCCGTCCATGAACTCGGCGAACGGCTGGCGGAACTCGACCCGGCCCGCACCGCGATCACCTACTGCGCCGCGGGCCCCCGCAGTCGCGCGGCGGCCGCCACCCTGATTCAGCACGGCTTCAGCCGCGTATTCAACATGACCGGCGGCATTCGCGCCTGGCAGGGCGCGGTGGTGGAGGGCGATCCCCGCGCCCAGCGGGTGCGCTTTTCCGACGCGCAGACTCCGGTGGAGCACCTGGCCCTGGCCTGGCTTCTCGAGGAAGGCAGCCGCGCTTTTTACGCAGCCGCCGCCGAGGTGCGCGAAGATTTGGAGGATGGCCTTTTCCTGCGCCGCATGGCGGCCGTCGAGGAGAACCACAAGGCGGCCTTGGCCGCGGTGTTTCAGGAGCTGACAGGCCGGCCGCCGGGCGAGGATTTCCCAAGGTCGGTGTTGAGCCAAGCCCCCGAGGAAAAATACGTCGAGGGAGGACTGCCCCTCAGCGAAGTCCTGACTTGGCTCGAGGACAAACCAACAGCGGCCGTTCTGGAATTTGCCATCGGCATGGAAGCCGCCGCCTTCGACCACTACCTGCTGTTGCGCACGCGCCTTGGGGAGGAAAAAAGCCAAGAACTGTTTCTCAGGTTGGCCGAGGAGGAGCAGAGTCATCTGCGCATCTTGAGCGAACGCCTCGACCAGCATCTTGAACTGCGCTGA
- a CDS encoding FAD-binding oxidoreductase, translating into MISSTAIAHLKEKLGDANVLHEKEDLLTLGYDSTPGVHHLPEVVVYPTSSEQVVAAMEIAEREGLPLTPRGSGTGLSGGSVPVKGGMVLCLTRMNRILEIDEENLTATAEAGVITLDLFNAVAAKGLFYPPDPGSQKISTLGGNVAENAGGLRGLKYGVTRDYVMALKGVLADRSLIATGGKSVKDVAGYGFKDLLVGSEGTLGIITEITVKLIPPPQDKRTILAYFDDVRTAGEAVSRIIAAKIIPSTMEIMDRAVINCVEDYVKIGLPRQMAALLLIEVDGHPAPVAEEAAGVRKILEEVKAAEIHVARDAEHAAGLAAARRTALSALARVSPTTLLEDATVPRSRLAETFGEIERLREKYQLKVGTFGHAGDGNLHPTVLCDERDHDEMARAHAFYNELYEQVLAWGGTVSGEHGIGLAKKEYLARQIGPGGVQVMKRIKQTFDPQGLLNPGKIFDEGDPCTKAHVEEGFRVSH; encoded by the coding sequence ATGATTTCCTCCACCGCAATAGCCCATCTCAAGGAAAAGCTGGGCGACGCCAACGTGCTTCACGAAAAGGAAGACCTGCTCACCCTGGGCTATGATTCAACCCCCGGCGTCCATCATCTGCCCGAGGTGGTGGTCTACCCCACCAGCAGCGAGCAGGTGGTCGCGGCCATGGAAATTGCCGAACGCGAAGGCTTGCCCCTGACGCCGCGTGGCTCGGGCACGGGACTCTCCGGCGGCAGCGTGCCGGTCAAGGGCGGCATGGTGCTGTGCCTGACGCGCATGAACCGCATTCTCGAAATCGACGAGGAGAACCTTACCGCCACCGCCGAGGCGGGGGTGATCACCCTTGATCTGTTCAACGCGGTGGCGGCCAAGGGGCTGTTTTATCCCCCCGATCCCGGTTCGCAGAAAATCTCCACCCTGGGCGGTAACGTCGCCGAGAACGCCGGCGGCCTGCGCGGTCTGAAATATGGAGTGACCCGCGACTACGTCATGGCCCTCAAGGGCGTGCTGGCCGACCGCAGCCTGATCGCCACCGGCGGCAAGAGCGTCAAGGACGTGGCCGGCTACGGCTTCAAGGATCTGCTGGTGGGTAGCGAGGGCACCCTGGGCATCATTACCGAAATCACGGTGAAGCTCATTCCCCCGCCGCAGGACAAGCGCACCATTCTGGCCTATTTCGACGACGTGCGCACCGCGGGCGAGGCGGTATCGCGCATCATCGCCGCCAAGATCATTCCTTCGACCATGGAGATCATGGATCGCGCCGTCATCAACTGCGTCGAGGATTACGTCAAAATCGGCCTGCCCCGGCAGATGGCGGCGCTTTTGCTCATCGAGGTCGACGGTCATCCCGCACCCGTCGCCGAAGAGGCGGCCGGGGTACGAAAGATTCTCGAGGAAGTCAAGGCCGCGGAAATCCATGTGGCGCGCGACGCCGAACATGCCGCGGGTCTTGCCGCGGCGCGACGCACCGCGCTTTCGGCCCTGGCCAGGGTGTCGCCGACCACGCTGCTCGAAGACGCCACGGTGCCGCGTTCGCGGTTGGCCGAGACTTTCGGCGAAATCGAGCGCCTCAGGGAAAAATATCAGCTCAAGGTGGGCACCTTCGGCCATGCGGGCGACGGCAATCTGCACCCCACGGTGCTGTGCGACGAGCGCGATCACGACGAGATGGCGCGCGCCCACGCCTTTTACAACGAACTCTACGAACAGGTGCTGGCCTGGGGCGGCACGGTCTCTGGAGAACACGGCATCGGTCTGGCCAAAAAGGAATACTTGGCGCGTCAGATCGGCCCCGGCGGCGTGCAGGTGATGAAGCGCATCAAGCAGACCTTCGATCCGCAGGGCCTGCTTAATCCGGGCAAGATTTTCGACGAGGGCGACCCCTGCACGAAGGCCCATGTGGAGGAGGGATTCCGTGTCTCACACTGA
- a CDS encoding L-lactate permease gives MSPGIQALTAATPLIVAAVLLVGLQWPARRAMPIVYLTAAGVALFVWEMSLNRVLASTIQGFIVTVAVLWIIFGAIMLLNTLQNSGAISTIRAGFTNISPDRRVQVLILAWLFGCFIEGASGFGTPAAIAAPLLVAIGFPALGAIMVGMMIQSTPVSFGAVGTPIIIGVTNGLDHVAIGNQLTATGSSWEAFVQIITSEVAVGHAIVGTLMPLLMVMMLTRFFGKNKSWKEGLAMAPFALFTGLAFAVPYALTGIFLGPEFPSLVGALVGMAIVVPAAKKGFLTPKTVWDFAPQEEWPKVWFGTITPKKPSLDERKISLPMAWTPYILVALILVASRVFPALKSALLSLSFGWRNILGEAGVSSSIEPLYLPGGILLFVCVLTLFLHRMKFSQFAAAAGSAGKTLLGAGFVLIFTIPMVRILINSGVNGADLVSMPVAMADYVAVTFGSVYPFFAPTVGGLGAFIAGSNTVSNMMLSQFQLEVANALSVSGAVMLALQAMGAAAGNMVAIHNVVAASATVGLLGQEGRTIRMTIIPTVFYLIALGILGLLAVYVLGLTDPLMGL, from the coding sequence ATGTCACCAGGGATCCAGGCATTAACCGCAGCAACACCACTTATTGTCGCAGCCGTGCTTCTGGTTGGCCTCCAATGGCCGGCGCGTCGGGCCATGCCCATCGTTTATCTCACAGCGGCAGGTGTCGCACTGTTCGTCTGGGAGATGAGCCTTAACCGTGTTCTCGCCTCGACGATTCAGGGCTTCATTGTTACGGTTGCAGTGCTCTGGATTATTTTCGGTGCGATTATGCTGCTCAATACCCTTCAGAATTCCGGCGCCATTTCAACAATCCGGGCGGGCTTTACCAACATCAGTCCCGATCGGCGCGTTCAGGTGCTTATTCTGGCGTGGCTTTTCGGCTGCTTTATCGAGGGAGCCTCGGGTTTCGGCACCCCGGCAGCCATCGCTGCGCCATTGCTGGTGGCTATAGGTTTCCCGGCCCTGGGCGCCATCATGGTCGGCATGATGATTCAGTCAACACCGGTATCCTTCGGTGCGGTCGGGACCCCAATCATCATTGGGGTGACCAATGGGCTGGACCATGTCGCCATCGGTAACCAACTCACCGCGACTGGCTCAAGCTGGGAAGCCTTTGTGCAAATCATTACTTCAGAAGTAGCTGTCGGCCATGCCATCGTCGGAACCCTGATGCCGCTGCTGATGGTCATGATGCTGACCCGGTTTTTCGGCAAAAACAAGAGCTGGAAAGAGGGGCTGGCCATGGCGCCATTCGCCCTTTTTACCGGCCTGGCCTTTGCTGTTCCCTACGCCCTGACCGGGATCTTTCTCGGCCCGGAGTTCCCTTCTCTCGTCGGCGCCCTGGTCGGCATGGCCATTGTCGTGCCGGCAGCCAAGAAAGGCTTCCTGACACCGAAAACCGTTTGGGACTTTGCACCGCAAGAAGAGTGGCCGAAAGTGTGGTTTGGTACCATTACCCCCAAAAAACCCAGTCTTGATGAGCGAAAAATCTCCCTGCCCATGGCCTGGACCCCGTACATTCTGGTGGCCTTGATTCTGGTTGCCAGCCGGGTCTTTCCCGCTCTCAAGTCGGCGTTGCTCAGCCTGTCATTCGGATGGCGAAACATCCTCGGCGAAGCGGGTGTCAGCAGCAGTATTGAGCCACTCTATCTCCCCGGAGGAATTTTATTGTTTGTCTGCGTGCTGACGCTGTTCCTGCACCGGATGAAATTCTCCCAGTTTGCCGCTGCCGCCGGGTCGGCCGGAAAAACTCTGCTCGGCGCCGGATTTGTTCTGATTTTTACCATCCCGATGGTGCGGATTCTGATCAATTCAGGGGTCAACGGCGCCGATCTGGTATCCATGCCCGTGGCCATGGCCGATTATGTGGCTGTAACCTTTGGTTCCGTCTATCCGTTCTTTGCTCCGACAGTTGGCGGCCTTGGGGCATTTATCGCCGGTTCCAACACCGTCAGCAACATGATGCTCTCCCAGTTCCAGCTTGAAGTGGCAAACGCCCTGAGTGTTTCGGGAGCGGTGATGCTTGCCCTGCAGGCCATGGGCGCGGCCGCCGGAAATATGGTCGCTATCCATAATGTGGTGGCTGCCTCGGCAACCGTCGGGCTGCTTGGGCAGGAAGGCAGGACGATTCGCATGACGATTATTCCGACAGTTTTCTACCTGATTGCTCTTGGCATCCTGGGCCTGCTGGCCGTGTATGTCCTTGGCCTGACGGACCCGCTGATGGGGCTGTGA
- a CDS encoding (Fe-S)-binding protein produces MSHTEPLGNFKSEDAPHYDDVLQCMRCGFCLPTCPTYALTGRERSSPRGRVALARAVAEKKLEFTPAIKEEAFFCLDCRACTSACPSGVRAGEVMEVCRSQAHAFYPLGKMGKAFREFILQKMVPSPDLLETSMLPTRLYQRLGIQWLVRHLKVLKLGPEWMEKAEGMLPRLEKPLRPQLPLLTPARGEKRGKVGFFLGCVMTLMYPNVSRNTVRVLSHQGFEVVTPRETKCCGAPHLSEGDRETARQLALFNLDLFLAQDVDYIVTDCAGCGAALKEYEELLEERAEHDRLARFRSKIRDVSEFLMEVGLRTEGLQEITASVTYHEPCHLCHAQGISAQPRRIIRQIPGVELREMAEASWCCGSAATWGLKYAEDSRKVLDRKLENVKASGAEILVTANPGCQLQLAWGVREASLPQDVLHLMELLGRALPPD; encoded by the coding sequence GTGTCTCACACTGAGCCCTTGGGCAATTTCAAAAGCGAAGACGCGCCTCATTACGACGATGTTCTGCAGTGCATGCGCTGCGGATTTTGTCTGCCGACCTGTCCGACCTACGCCCTGACCGGCCGCGAGCGCTCCAGTCCGCGCGGCCGCGTCGCCCTGGCGCGGGCGGTGGCGGAGAAAAAGCTCGAATTCACCCCGGCCATCAAGGAGGAGGCGTTTTTCTGTCTGGATTGCCGCGCCTGCACCAGTGCCTGTCCTTCGGGAGTGCGCGCCGGGGAGGTGATGGAGGTGTGCCGCAGCCAGGCCCATGCCTTTTATCCCCTGGGCAAAATGGGCAAGGCTTTTCGCGAGTTCATTTTGCAGAAGATGGTGCCTTCGCCCGATCTGCTCGAAACCTCCATGCTGCCCACGCGCCTCTACCAACGCCTCGGCATCCAGTGGCTGGTGCGTCACCTCAAGGTGCTCAAGCTGGGTCCCGAGTGGATGGAGAAGGCCGAAGGCATGCTGCCGCGCCTGGAAAAGCCCCTGCGGCCGCAACTGCCCCTGCTGACCCCGGCCCGCGGCGAAAAGCGCGGGAAAGTGGGCTTTTTTCTCGGCTGCGTCATGACCCTCATGTATCCCAACGTCTCCCGCAATACCGTGCGGGTGCTCTCCCACCAGGGTTTTGAGGTGGTGACGCCCAGGGAGACCAAATGTTGCGGCGCACCGCATCTCTCCGAAGGTGATCGCGAAACGGCACGGCAGTTGGCGCTGTTCAACCTCGATTTGTTTCTTGCCCAGGATGTGGATTACATCGTCACCGATTGCGCCGGCTGCGGAGCCGCGCTCAAAGAGTATGAAGAATTGCTCGAAGAGCGCGCCGAACACGACAGGCTGGCGCGCTTCCGGTCAAAGATCCGCGATGTCTCTGAGTTTCTCATGGAAGTCGGTCTGCGCACCGAGGGGCTGCAGGAAATAACGGCAAGCGTCACTTACCATGAGCCCTGCCACCTCTGCCATGCCCAGGGCATCAGTGCCCAGCCGCGCCGGATCATCCGTCAGATTCCGGGCGTGGAGTTGCGCGAGATGGCCGAGGCGAGTTGGTGCTGCGGCTCGGCGGCCACCTGGGGGCTTAAATATGCCGAGGATAGCCGCAAGGTGCTTGACCGCAAGCTCGAGAACGTCAAGGCGAGCGGAGCCGAGATCCTGGTCACCGCCAATCCCGGCTGCCAGTTGCAGCTGGCCTGGGGCGTGCGCGAGGCGAGCTTGCCCCAGGATGTGCTGCACCTTATGGAGTTGCTCGGCCGCGCCTTGCCGCCGGACTGA
- a CDS encoding PAS domain-containing sensor histidine kinase: MERAQKIDPLGYLGMDSRFARSLVETAPVIILVLDTEGRILYFNPFTEKLTDYSLAELHGKDWCEHLVPAAERAPIRRLLAEVLDGKPGRGNINGVLTRDGAVLQVEWHDDLLRDADGQVLGLLSIGCDISERLECERALDEHRLSLERQVAERTAELLQANLQLKREVAARRRTEKSLARTSLQLEAILDAIPDIIGVLRPDFRVERYNRAGYEFFGLDAQAVVGRHCYGLIGRKQSCEVCPAREVLKTRKPARKEVYDAERKLWFDVRAYPVFGERGRIRYIIEHLRDVTREREVDRLKSEFISTAAHELRTPLAAVTGFSELLLVRGDLSAEEQREFLNYIHDKSWALTRIVETLLDISRAESGRQPPLNPFPCRVDELVRQVEPVLRAGCKGHSYAFELEDEDLELIVDRQRIGQVLENLVTNALKYSPAGGLISIRGRRREKDYLVEVADQGIGMTAEQAERIFDKFYRADSSSVAAPGIGLGMSIAKALVQAHGGEIWVKSTPGVGTSVFFSLPLEFRGLPLKR; encoded by the coding sequence ATGGAGCGTGCGCAAAAAATCGATCCCCTCGGCTATCTCGGCATGGACAGCCGTTTCGCGCGCAGCCTGGTGGAGACGGCGCCGGTGATCATCCTGGTCCTCGACACCGAGGGCCGCATCCTGTACTTCAATCCCTTTACCGAGAAATTAACCGACTATTCCCTGGCCGAGTTGCATGGCAAGGACTGGTGCGAGCACCTGGTGCCCGCCGCGGAGCGCGCGCCCATTCGTCGCCTGCTCGCGGAGGTGCTGGACGGCAAGCCCGGACGCGGCAATATCAACGGTGTGCTGACCCGCGACGGCGCGGTGCTTCAGGTCGAGTGGCACGATGATCTGCTGCGCGATGCCGACGGCCAGGTGCTTGGCCTGCTCAGCATCGGCTGTGACATTTCCGAGCGCCTGGAGTGCGAGCGCGCCCTGGATGAGCATCGGCTCTCCCTCGAACGTCAGGTCGCGGAGCGCACCGCCGAGCTGCTCCAGGCCAATCTTCAGCTCAAGCGCGAGGTCGCGGCGCGGCGGCGCACCGAAAAAAGCCTCGCCCGCACCTCCTTGCAACTTGAGGCGATTCTCGACGCCATACCCGACATCATCGGCGTGCTGCGCCCCGACTTCAGGGTCGAGCGCTACAACCGCGCCGGCTATGAATTTTTTGGTCTTGATGCGCAGGCGGTGGTCGGCCGTCATTGCTACGGCCTGATCGGGCGCAAGCAGAGCTGCGAGGTCTGCCCGGCGCGCGAGGTTCTCAAGACCCGCAAGCCGGCGCGCAAGGAAGTTTATGACGCGGAGCGCAAGCTCTGGTTTGATGTGCGCGCCTACCCGGTGTTCGGTGAACGGGGCCGCATCCGTTATATCATCGAGCACCTGCGCGACGTCACGCGGGAGCGCGAGGTTGACCGCCTCAAGTCCGAATTCATCTCCACCGCCGCTCATGAACTGCGCACCCCTTTGGCGGCGGTGACGGGATTCTCCGAACTGCTGCTGGTGCGCGGCGACCTCAGCGCCGAGGAGCAGCGCGAGTTCCTCAATTACATTCACGACAAGTCCTGGGCTCTGACCCGTATCGTCGAGACCCTTCTCGATATCAGCCGCGCCGAATCGGGTCGCCAACCGCCCCTGAACCCCTTCCCCTGTCGGGTCGACGAGTTGGTGCGCCAGGTCGAGCCGGTTCTGCGCGCCGGCTGCAAGGGCCATAGCTATGCGTTTGAGCTGGAAGATGAGGATCTTGAGTTGATCGTCGATCGCCAGCGCATCGGCCAGGTGCTGGAAAACCTGGTGACCAACGCGCTGAAGTACTCCCCCGCGGGCGGGCTGATCAGCATTCGCGGCAGGCGGCGTGAAAAGGACTACCTGGTGGAGGTCGCCGACCAGGGCATCGGCATGACGGCCGAGCAGGCCGAGCGGATTTTTGATAAGTTCTATCGCGCCGACAGCTCCAGCGTAGCAGCGCCGGGCATTGGGCTGGGTATGAGTATCGCCAAGGCGCTCGTGCAGGCCCATGGGGGTGAAATCTGGGTGAAGAGTACCCCCGGAGTGGGCACCAGCGTTTTCTTCAGCCTACCCCTGGAGTTTCGCGGATTGCCCCTCAAGAGGTGA